In the genome of Agromyces sp. CF514, the window CCGGTGAGCGTCAGGTCGCGCGACTCCGGCTCCCGGTTCCGAGCCCCGCGCTCTGGAGCGTCGAGGACCCGTCGCTGTACGCGCTGCGCCTGCAGCTCACCGAGGTCGGGAGGGCGGATGTCGCGGACGGCCCCATCGACGAGGAACGGGTGAGCTTCGGCATCCGCACCCTGCAGCTCGACCCGCAGAAGGGCCTGCGCATCAACGGGCGCGAGGTGAAGCTGCGCGGCGCGTGCATCCACTCCGACAACGGCCCGCTCGGCGCCGTCTCGATCGCCCGCGCCGAGGAGCGCCGGGTGCAGGCGCTGAAGGACGCCGGGTTCAACGCGATCCGCAGCGCCCACAACCCCGCCAGCAGCGCCCTGCTCGCGGCCTGCGACCGGCTCGGCATGCTCGTCATGGACGAGAGCTTCGACATGTGGACCTCCGGCAAGAGCGACTTCGACACCGCCTCCGACTTCTCCCAGTGGTGGGAGCGCGACCTCGAGGCGCTCGTCGCCAAGGACTTCAACCACCCCAGCGTCATCATGTACTCGATCGGCAACGAGATCCCCGAGACGGGCAACCGCTTCGGCGCCGCGATCGGGCGCAGGCTGGCCGAGAAGATCCGCTCGCTCGACGACACCCGGTACATCACCAACGGCATCAACGGGTTCGTCTCGATGCTCGACACGATCATCCCGATGATGCAGGCGAACCGGGCCGCGGCCGCGGACGCCGGCCCCGCGGGCGTGAACGGCATGATGGCCGGGTTCGGGCAGATGATGAGCCGCATCCAGGCCTCGCCGCAGGCCACCGAACGCGTCGAGGAGTCGTTCGCGGTGCTCGACATCGCGGGCATGAACTACGGCGATGCGCGCTACGAGCTCGACCGCGAGCTGTTCCCGAACCGCATCATCGTGGGCGCCGAGACCTGGCCGACCGACATCGACAAGAACTGGGCGCTCGTCACGGCGAACAGCCACGTGCTCGGCGACTTCACCTGGACCGGCTGGGACTACCTCGGCGAGACGGGCATCGGCGTCGTCAAGTACGCCGACGACGGCGCCCGCGGCCAGGCCTCGTTCGCGACCGGGTTCCCGGGCCTGACCGCCTGGTGCGGCGACCTCGACATCACGGGCTTCCGCCGCCCGGCGTCGTACTACCGCGAGATCGTGTTCGGCCTGCGCTCCGAGCCCTACATCGCCGTGCAGCGGCCCGAGCACCACGGCAAGGACATCGCCGTCGCCACGCCGTGGGCCTGGACCGACTCGATCGGCAGTTGGTCGTGGGCCGGCTTCGAGGGCCGCCCCATCCACGTCGAGGTCTACGCCGACGCCGACGAGGTCGAGCTGCGGCTCGACGGGG includes:
- a CDS encoding glycoside hydrolase family 2 TIM barrel-domain containing protein gives rise to the protein MTSTETVTAPDRVDPSRVAFNTGWSFRTKVTAFQELGGAGATGWTEVLLPHDALIGTERSADAPRGDTTAYFAGGSFEYRKTFTVPAEARGSRMLLEFDGVYRDAMVYVNGALAGQHAFGTSRFAVRIDPYVDFGAENEVRVECRTHLDSRWYAGAGIHRDVHLITKAPLHIAHDGVRVTTPDVDADRAIVEVAVTVENDGPVTATVRLSAAVVEEDIAEVASGSTPVTLLPGERQVARLRLPVPSPALWSVEDPSLYALRLQLTEVGRADVADGPIDEERVSFGIRTLQLDPQKGLRINGREVKLRGACIHSDNGPLGAVSIARAEERRVQALKDAGFNAIRSAHNPASSALLAACDRLGMLVMDESFDMWTSGKSDFDTASDFSQWWERDLEALVAKDFNHPSVIMYSIGNEIPETGNRFGAAIGRRLAEKIRSLDDTRYITNGINGFVSMLDTIIPMMQANRAAAADAGPAGVNGMMAGFGQMMSRIQASPQATERVEESFAVLDIAGMNYGDARYELDRELFPNRIIVGAETWPTDIDKNWALVTANSHVLGDFTWTGWDYLGETGIGVVKYADDGARGQASFATGFPGLTAWCGDLDITGFRRPASYYREIVFGLRSEPYIAVQRPEHHGKDIAVATPWAWTDSIGSWSWAGFEGRPIHVEVYADADEVELRLDGAPLGRATVGESRKFRADFETVYRPGELVAVAYRDGVETGRTALAAASEAFDLRVLADRTSLRADGTDLAYLAIELTDEHGTVHATHDRTVTVTVVGPAVLALGSGAPITEEGFTAPQHRTFDGRALAIVRPTGAGEITVTVTADGCAPASVALSVD